GGTCGCGGAACACCTGCGGCTTTCGTACGAGGTGCTGGGGCGGGAGCTGGCGGGCGGCACGGGGCTGCGTCTGCGCACGCCCTGGTGGCTGCGGCCGCTGCTCCGCCTGCGCTTCCTGCCGGGCGTGCTGCGCCAGGGCCGGATCCCGGCGAACGCCCGCGCCCCACGCGAAGTGCGGCCCGGGGACGGCCCGTTCCCGCGCGCGGCGGTGCTGGCCGCGCTGGACGCCGGCGCCGCCGCCGTCAGTGCCGCGCTCACGGCGCGCCACGGCGGGGGCGGCGACGGCGTGACGCACCACGTCTTCGGGCGCCTGAGTCCGGCCGAGGCGTTGCGCTTCCTCGCCGTCCACAACCGGCACCATACGGCGCAGCTCTCCGCCCCGGGGCACTGACGGCTCCACACTCTTCCTGAGCGGCGCATGTTCGTCGGTCACCTGGCGCTCGGCTTCGCGGCCAAGCGCACCTGCCCCACCACTCCCCTGCCCTGGTTCATCGCGGCCGTCACCGCGCTCGACCTGGTGTGGCCGCTCTTCCTGCTGGCGGGAGTCGAGCAGGTGCAGATCCGCCCCGGGGCGACCGCCTTCAACCCGCTGGTCTTCGAGTCGTATCCCTGGTCACACAGCCTGGTGATGGCGGTGGCGTGGGGCGTGGTGCTCGCGGGGCTGGCGCGGTGGCGCGGCGTCGATGGGCGGGCGCTCGGTGTACTGGTCCTCCTGGTGGGAAGCCACTGGGTGCTCGATGTCATCACCCACGTCCCCGACCTGCCGCTGTGGCCGGGCCCCTCCCCGCGGCTGGGGCTGTCGTTGTGGAATTCCCTGGCCGGCACCTACCTGGTCGAGGGGCTGTTGTGGGTGGCGGGGCTCGTGATCTACCTGCGATGCACGGTGACGCACAGCCGCGCGGGACGGGCGGCGTTCTGGTCGTTCGTCCTGCTGTGCACCGGGATGTGGGCCGCGGGGCCCTTCGGCCCGCCTCCGCCGTCCGTGACCGGGCTCGCGGTCTTTGCGCTGGTGGGCTGGATCGTGGTCCCGTGGGCGTGGTGGATCGAGTCGACCCGCGGCCTCT
The Gemmatimonadota bacterium DNA segment above includes these coding regions:
- a CDS encoding DinB family protein, producing the protein MTSPVVAWSELQADHAASLAAFHAAAARWTPEAWEAPLGPGKWTPAQVAEHLRLSYEVLGRELAGGTGLRLRTPWWLRPLLRLRFLPGVLRQGRIPANARAPREVRPGDGPFPRAAVLAALDAGAAAVSAALTARHGGGGDGVTHHVFGRLSPAEALRFLAVHNRHHTAQLSAPGH